The Halococcus saccharolyticus DSM 5350 genome window below encodes:
- a CDS encoding TRAM domain-containing protein: MEISDKLLCLFNAEVTAEDDDTYTVEVPRREIDTGSVEAGEVYRVALVSRERTDAESSSAGSNESHSASSRPSSEPQPPVDIGEMRYVEVEDIGKQGDGIARVERGYVIIVPGAEIGERVKVEVTEVKSNFAVGEIIDQ; encoded by the coding sequence ATGGAAATCTCTGACAAGCTCTTGTGTCTGTTCAACGCCGAGGTCACTGCGGAAGACGACGACACCTACACCGTCGAGGTGCCGCGCCGCGAGATCGACACCGGCTCCGTCGAGGCGGGCGAGGTGTACCGCGTGGCGCTCGTCTCGCGCGAGCGCACCGACGCCGAGTCGAGTAGTGCGGGATCGAACGAGTCACACTCGGCATCAAGTCGTCCGTCCTCGGAGCCCCAGCCGCCAGTCGACATCGGCGAGATGCGCTACGTCGAGGTCGAGGACATCGGCAAGCAGGGCGACGGGATCGCGCGCGTCGAACGAGGCTACGTCATCATCGTCCCCGGGGCGGAGATCGGCGAGCGTGTCAAGGTCGAAGTCACCGAAGTGAAATCCAACTTCGCGGTGGGCGAGATCATCGATCAGTAG
- a CDS encoding MFS transporter: protein MSALDRMLWRNTDFRRFFAGQFVTNAGDSLYTVAMLWLAFELSGSTLVTGALNAILLLPWLLQVFAGPLVDRLALERVLVGSQVIQGTVVLALPLAAATGHLHVGALFAVAPVLMLASLLMAPMETALLPRIVDDERLPGANAALSIVTLGLDMVFDALGGGFVAVFGPTTLFLVDSATFAVAALLFAGIKIGTATGTDERTEPRNEQAPATVRSVLRSYVSDLRDGVRVLRGTVFVELILTTAVANFTTGVALAILPAFGDGLGGPAVYGLLLGALGIGRLVGSFIGPWFETVPYGRMLLVHGLGACCWLAAVLVSSLALTVVLFGLAWVPVGASSVLSSTLNQRVFPTDLLGRVSATKGTASGATLPLGSLVGGAVAEVLGTTPTMALTAGGFGFTAIYVLLRPRLRRLPAVTAATPADFDVETATEQEDE, encoded by the coding sequence ATGAGCGCCCTCGACCGGATGCTGTGGCGCAACACCGACTTCCGGCGCTTTTTCGCCGGGCAGTTCGTCACGAACGCCGGGGACAGCCTCTACACGGTGGCGATGCTCTGGCTGGCCTTCGAGCTGAGCGGCTCGACGCTGGTCACCGGCGCGCTGAACGCCATATTACTACTGCCGTGGCTGTTGCAGGTGTTCGCCGGACCGCTCGTCGACCGCCTGGCGCTCGAACGCGTCCTCGTCGGCTCACAGGTGATCCAGGGCACCGTCGTGCTGGCTCTGCCGCTGGCGGCGGCGACGGGCCACCTCCATGTTGGTGCCCTGTTCGCCGTCGCACCGGTGTTGATGCTCGCGTCGCTATTGATGGCTCCGATGGAGACCGCACTGTTGCCCCGCATCGTCGACGACGAGCGTCTTCCCGGTGCGAACGCGGCGCTCTCGATCGTGACGCTCGGGCTGGATATGGTGTTCGACGCACTCGGCGGCGGCTTCGTCGCCGTGTTCGGCCCGACGACCCTGTTTCTCGTCGACTCGGCCACGTTCGCCGTCGCCGCGCTGCTGTTCGCCGGGATCAAGATCGGCACTGCGACGGGGACCGACGAGCGCACGGAACCGAGGAACGAACAGGCCCCTGCAACTGTTCGTTCGGTGCTCCGCTCGTACGTCTCGGACCTCCGGGACGGCGTCAGGGTGCTCCGTGGGACGGTGTTCGTCGAACTGATACTGACGACCGCGGTGGCGAACTTCACGACCGGCGTCGCGCTGGCGATACTGCCGGCGTTCGGCGACGGCCTCGGCGGCCCCGCCGTCTACGGCCTGCTGCTGGGCGCGCTCGGGATCGGCCGGCTCGTCGGCTCGTTCATCGGCCCCTGGTTCGAGACCGTTCCCTACGGCAGGATGCTTCTCGTCCACGGGCTGGGTGCTTGCTGCTGGCTTGCGGCCGTTCTTGTGTCGTCGCTGGCGCTCACCGTCGTCCTGTTCGGGCTCGCATGGGTTCCCGTCGGCGCTTCGAGCGTGCTCAGTTCGACGCTGAACCAGCGGGTGTTCCCGACTGACCTGCTCGGGCGGGTTTCGGCGACGAAAGGCACCGCTTCCGGGGCGACGCTCCCGCTGGGATCGCTCGTCGGTGGTGCGGTCGCCGAGGTGCTGGGAACGACGCCGACGATGGCGCTGACCGCGGGCGGCTTCGGCTTCACGGCCATCTACGTTCTCCTGCGTCCGCGACTTCGGCGGCTCCCCGCCGTCACGGCGGCCACACCGGCGGACTTCGACGTGGAGACGGCGACGGAGCAGGAGGACGAGTAG
- a CDS encoding GNAT family N-acetyltransferase, protein MPGPRITSGERVTLRTLESEDLPFVQRGSANPEIRYPLGTPLRNQEQIDLPTEDDDTDQFLVCLDGDDAGPGQPDEDDVERIGVVSVADADWRRPELGYWLVPEIHGEGYGRESVALVIDYVFRTYDHPAVGAIAFDFNDASRGLLESLGFTEEGRIRKDRFIDGAYRDTIQYGLLREEWRGNGE, encoded by the coding sequence ATGCCCGGCCCACGAATCACGAGCGGCGAGCGCGTCACGCTTCGAACCCTCGAATCAGAGGACCTCCCGTTCGTCCAGCGCGGTTCCGCCAACCCGGAGATCCGCTACCCGCTCGGCACGCCGCTCAGAAATCAAGAGCAGATCGATCTACCGACCGAAGACGATGACACCGACCAGTTTCTCGTCTGTCTCGATGGCGACGACGCCGGTCCCGGCCAACCGGACGAGGACGACGTGGAGCGGATCGGCGTCGTGAGCGTGGCTGACGCCGACTGGCGACGCCCGGAACTCGGCTACTGGCTCGTCCCCGAGATCCACGGCGAGGGCTACGGCAGGGAATCCGTCGCACTCGTCATCGACTACGTCTTCCGGACGTACGACCACCCCGCCGTGGGAGCGATCGCCTTCGATTTCAACGATGCCTCCCGTGGTCTGTTGGAGTCGCTCGGCTTCACCGAAGAGGGTCGCATCCGGAAGGATCGATTCATCGACGGCGCGTACCGCGATACGATCCAGTACGGCCTGCTCCGTGAGGAATGGCGCGGGAACGGCGAGTAA
- a CDS encoding acyl-CoA mutase large subunit family protein yields MFDPDDLADIRSAKEDWEAETLDPVLDRFGERKDTFETDTAGHEIDRLYTPDDVGERDYREDVGFPGEEPYTRGVYPTMYRGRLWTMRQYAGMGTARETNERFQYLIDEGQTGLSMAFDLPTQMGYDSDNEMAAGEVGKSGVAIDSIHDMETVFEGIPLDEVSTSMTINAPASVLLAMYIAVGDRQGVDREELRGTIQNDVLKEYVARNTYIYPPEPSMRIITDIFEFCAEEVPSFNTISISGYHIREAGSSAAQEIAFTLGNGIEYVEAATEAGLAVDDFAPQLSFFFASYNNILEEVAKFRAARRMWAKIMDERFDADDPDSKQLKFHTQTAGSTLTAQQIDNNIVRVAYQALAAVLGGTQSLHTNGKDEALALPTEESVRTALRTQQILAHESGAADTIDPLAGSYYIENLTDELEQEAFDILDTVDGKGGMLQAVEDQWVQREVQDVAFERQQEIDEGERVIVGVNEYEVDEEPEVDIEEVTEEDQQRQRERLQQVRDERDDAAAEDALSDLHEAAEGDDNLMPYLVDAVKAEATTGEICDTMRDVFGEHQGGAAL; encoded by the coding sequence ATGTTCGACCCCGACGACCTCGCCGACATCCGGTCGGCCAAAGAGGACTGGGAGGCAGAAACCCTCGATCCCGTCCTCGATCGGTTCGGCGAGCGCAAGGACACCTTCGAGACCGACACCGCGGGCCACGAGATCGATCGACTCTACACCCCCGACGACGTGGGCGAGCGCGACTATCGCGAGGACGTCGGCTTTCCTGGCGAGGAGCCCTACACTCGGGGGGTGTATCCCACGATGTACCGTGGGCGACTCTGGACGATGCGCCAGTACGCCGGGATGGGCACCGCCCGCGAGACCAACGAGCGCTTCCAGTATCTGATCGACGAGGGCCAAACAGGACTGTCGATGGCGTTCGATCTCCCGACACAGATGGGATACGATTCGGACAACGAGATGGCCGCGGGCGAGGTCGGGAAGTCCGGCGTGGCGATCGACTCGATCCACGACATGGAGACCGTCTTCGAGGGCATCCCCCTGGACGAGGTCTCGACCAGCATGACGATCAACGCGCCCGCGAGCGTGCTGCTCGCGATGTACATCGCGGTCGGGGATCGCCAGGGCGTCGACCGCGAGGAACTCCGGGGCACGATTCAGAACGACGTCCTGAAGGAGTACGTCGCGCGCAACACCTACATCTATCCGCCGGAGCCCTCGATGCGAATTATTACTGATATCTTCGAGTTCTGCGCGGAGGAGGTCCCGAGTTTCAACACCATCTCGATCTCGGGCTATCACATCCGGGAGGCGGGCTCGTCGGCGGCCCAGGAGATCGCCTTCACCCTCGGCAACGGTATCGAGTACGTCGAAGCCGCCACGGAGGCCGGCCTCGCAGTCGACGACTTTGCCCCCCAACTCTCCTTTTTCTTCGCGTCGTACAACAACATCCTGGAGGAGGTCGCGAAGTTCCGGGCCGCCAGACGGATGTGGGCGAAGATCATGGACGAGCGCTTCGACGCCGACGATCCCGACTCGAAACAGCTCAAGTTCCACACCCAGACCGCAGGCTCGACGCTGACCGCCCAGCAGATCGACAACAACATCGTCCGGGTGGCCTACCAGGCGCTCGCCGCCGTCCTCGGCGGAACTCAGAGCCTTCATACGAACGGCAAGGACGAGGCGCTTGCGCTCCCCACCGAGGAGAGCGTTCGCACAGCCCTCAGAACCCAGCAGATTCTCGCCCACGAGTCGGGCGCGGCCGACACCATTGACCCGCTCGCGGGAAGCTACTACATTGAGAACCTCACCGACGAACTCGAACAGGAGGCGTTCGACATCCTCGACACCGTCGACGGGAAAGGTGGAATGTTGCAGGCCGTCGAGGATCAGTGGGTCCAACGCGAGGTCCAGGATGTCGCCTTCGAGCGCCAACAGGAGATCGACGAGGGTGAGCGCGTGATCGTGGGCGTCAACGAGTACGAGGTCGACGAGGAGCCGGAAGTCGACATCGAGGAGGTTACCGAGGAGGATCAGCAGCGCCAGCGCGAGCGCCTGCAACAGGTGCGCGACGAGCGCGACGACGCGGCCGCCGAAGACGCACTCTCGGACCTCCACGAGGCTGCAGAGGGCGACGACAACCTCATGCCGTATCTCGTCGACGCAGTGAAGGCCGAGGCCACCACGGGCGAGATCTGTGATACGATGCGGGACGTGTTCGGCGAGCACCAGGGCGGGGCTGCACTGTAA
- a CDS encoding S66 family peptidase, which produces MPPEFVVPPALGSGDSVAIVAPSSGGAADAPHVLDLGVERLRETFDLEPVVYPTAEKGNEHLEAHPEERARDVHDAFRDPNVRGIVATIGGDDQLRVLPHLDPDVLRENPTRFYGMSDNTNLQLYLWNLGIVSYNGGQLMNQIATSGHLHEFTERSLRRAFFEGSLGEIEPASEWTDDVIDWGNDAYADHEPEYEPNPGWMWRGGEERADGRIWGGCLAIVEWHLMTERYLPDPDALDGCVLAIETAEDMPSADRVKWTLMCMGERGLLDRFDAVLVGRPATRSHLEEPDDEERAAYRDRQREAIAGQLERYNPDIPVVFDLDFGHTNPTVPLPIGGRAVVDPIEERIVVE; this is translated from the coding sequence ATGCCCCCCGAGTTCGTCGTGCCGCCCGCGCTCGGTTCCGGCGACAGCGTCGCAATCGTTGCACCCTCCAGCGGGGGCGCGGCGGACGCGCCACACGTCCTCGATCTCGGCGTCGAACGCCTCCGTGAGACGTTCGATCTCGAACCTGTCGTCTACCCGACCGCCGAGAAGGGAAACGAGCATCTCGAAGCTCACCCCGAGGAGCGCGCTCGCGACGTTCACGACGCCTTCCGCGATCCCAACGTTCGGGGGATCGTGGCGACCATCGGTGGTGACGATCAACTTCGGGTGCTTCCCCATCTCGACCCCGACGTGCTCCGCGAGAACCCCACTAGATTCTACGGGATGAGCGACAACACCAATCTCCAGCTCTATCTCTGGAACCTGGGGATCGTCTCGTACAACGGCGGTCAGTTGATGAACCAGATCGCGACGTCCGGACACCTCCACGAGTTCACCGAGCGCTCCCTCCGCCGGGCCTTCTTCGAGGGGTCACTCGGCGAGATCGAACCCGCCTCCGAGTGGACTGACGACGTGATCGACTGGGGCAACGACGCGTACGCGGACCACGAACCGGAGTACGAGCCGAACCCAGGCTGGATGTGGCGGGGCGGCGAGGAGCGTGCCGACGGTCGAATCTGGGGCGGCTGTCTCGCGATCGTCGAGTGGCACCTGATGACCGAGCGCTATCTGCCCGATCCCGACGCGCTCGACGGCTGTGTGCTCGCGATCGAGACAGCCGAAGACATGCCGAGCGCCGATCGCGTGAAGTGGACCCTGATGTGCATGGGCGAGCGCGGTCTCCTCGATCGGTTCGACGCGGTGCTCGTCGGACGACCAGCTACGAGAAGCCATCTCGAAGAGCCCGACGACGAGGAGCGCGCCGCGTACCGCGACCGCCAGCGCGAAGCGATCGCCGGCCAACTGGAACGGTACAACCCCGATATCCCTGTGGTGTTCGATCTCGATTTCGGCCACACCAATCCGACCGTTCCGCTCCCGATCGGCGGCCGAGCGGTCGTCGACCCGATTGAGGAGCGAATCGTCGTCGAGTGA
- a CDS encoding AMP-binding protein: protein MESLGEFDEVVHEPTEEFVESTNVHAFMQEHGIDDYDELIARTCGDTGVDESGVDWFWDELVDYLGIEFFEEYDTIRDDSEGPQFTDWYPGGTINIAHNTLDRYADGDTADDVACVWEGEPGTVREVTFADLHDQANRVANCLEEHGVETGDTVGLYMPMVPEVIAILYGCFKIGAIAVPIFSGFGVDATATRIEDAEPTVLFTGDGFYRRGDEVRLKGAADEAITEAGHVEHTVVYDRLGLTPGEDGGDDGDADEVPWDDARDERWNEAVGEQPSEYETKELDASQESMLLYSSGTTGKPKGIVHTHAGVLMQCAKEIHFGFDQKPDDNFFWVSDIGWMMGPWTLIGNHAFGGSVVMYEGAPDHPEPDRFWAMIDRHDVTQFGISPTAIRALRKQGDEWIEGHDLSSLRLLGSTGEPWDPESWLWFYENVGGGDTPIINISGGTEICGCFLMPMPIQSLKPCTLGGPGLGMNIDIVDSGGESVADAHERGFLVARDSCPSMTKSLWSGDERYLEEYWSSFEDPPLWDHGDWAQKDEDGLWFLHGRADDALNVAGRKVGPAEVEGAIIEHDDTNQAAAVGVPDDTTGTAVVAYVVLEDHAKASDALREELREQVGAELGKPFKPREVLFVDELPKTQSGKIIRRAIASIYQGEELGDMDSIENPDALDAIEQAR from the coding sequence ATGGAGTCCCTGGGCGAGTTCGACGAGGTGGTTCACGAACCGACCGAGGAGTTCGTCGAATCCACGAACGTCCACGCGTTCATGCAGGAGCACGGGATCGACGACTACGACGAGCTGATCGCACGGACCTGCGGCGATACCGGGGTCGACGAGTCGGGCGTCGACTGGTTCTGGGACGAACTCGTCGACTATCTCGGTATCGAGTTCTTCGAGGAGTATGATACCATCCGCGACGACAGCGAGGGGCCGCAGTTCACCGATTGGTATCCCGGCGGCACGATCAACATCGCCCACAACACTCTCGATCGGTACGCCGACGGCGACACCGCCGACGACGTGGCCTGTGTCTGGGAGGGCGAACCCGGGACAGTTCGGGAGGTGACGTTCGCCGACCTCCACGACCAGGCGAACCGGGTGGCGAACTGTCTCGAAGAACACGGGGTCGAGACGGGCGACACCGTCGGACTCTACATGCCGATGGTGCCCGAGGTCATCGCCATTCTCTACGGCTGTTTCAAGATCGGCGCGATCGCGGTGCCGATCTTCTCGGGGTTCGGCGTCGATGCGACCGCCACCAGGATCGAGGACGCCGAGCCCACAGTGCTGTTCACCGGCGACGGGTTCTACCGCCGCGGCGACGAGGTCCGGCTGAAGGGGGCCGCCGACGAGGCGATCACGGAGGCCGGTCACGTCGAACACACCGTCGTCTACGACCGGCTGGGGCTGACGCCTGGCGAGGACGGTGGAGATGACGGCGATGCGGACGAGGTTCCGTGGGACGACGCGCGCGACGAGCGCTGGAACGAGGCGGTTGGTGAGCAGCCGAGCGAGTACGAGACGAAAGAACTCGACGCGTCCCAGGAGTCGATGCTGCTCTACTCGTCGGGGACCACTGGCAAACCGAAGGGGATCGTCCACACCCACGCCGGGGTTCTGATGCAGTGTGCGAAGGAGATCCACTTCGGGTTCGATCAGAAACCAGACGACAACTTCTTCTGGGTCTCCGATATCGGCTGGATGATGGGGCCGTGGACGCTGATTGGCAACCACGCCTTCGGTGGGAGTGTGGTGATGTACGAGGGCGCGCCAGACCACCCCGAACCCGATCGATTCTGGGCGATGATCGACCGCCACGACGTCACCCAGTTCGGCATCTCGCCGACCGCGATCCGCGCGCTCAGAAAGCAGGGTGATGAATGGATCGAGGGGCACGACCTGTCGAGCCTCCGGCTTCTGGGATCGACCGGCGAGCCGTGGGACCCCGAGTCGTGGCTCTGGTTCTACGAGAACGTCGGCGGTGGCGACACGCCGATCATCAACATCTCCGGCGGGACGGAGATCTGCGGGTGTTTCCTGATGCCGATGCCGATCCAGTCGCTGAAACCCTGCACGCTCGGCGGTCCGGGGCTCGGGATGAACATCGATATCGTGGATTCAGGGGGTGAATCGGTGGCCGACGCACACGAGAGAGGATTCCTCGTTGCGCGCGACTCGTGTCCCTCGATGACCAAATCGCTCTGGAGCGGCGACGAGCGCTATCTCGAAGAGTACTGGTCGAGCTTCGAGGACCCGCCGCTGTGGGACCACGGCGACTGGGCGCAGAAGGACGAAGATGGATTGTGGTTCCTCCACGGCCGGGCCGACGACGCGCTGAACGTCGCCGGGCGGAAAGTCGGTCCCGCCGAGGTCGAGGGCGCGATCATCGAACACGACGACACGAACCAGGCCGCCGCGGTCGGCGTCCCGGACGACACTACTGGTACTGCGGTCGTGGCGTACGTCGTGCTCGAAGATCACGCCAAGGCATCGGACGCACTCCGCGAGGAACTCCGTGAGCAGGTGGGTGCGGAGCTCGGCAAGCCGTTCAAACCTCGCGAGGTGCTTTTTGTGGATGAACTCCCGAAGACCCAGTCGGGGAAGATCATCCGGCGGGCGATCGCGTCGATCTATCAGGGCGAGGAGCTCGGCGACATGGACTCGATCGAGAACCCTGACGCGCTCGACGCCATCGAGCAGGCGCGATAA
- a CDS encoding GNAT family N-acetyltransferase, protein MYVRNARNREEVWLLDHIEAMSLDDAAFRSRDYVIAVDEAGNKKAGFGRLRVHRTDDEEFCELTGIGVLEGWRGQGVGAHVVERLVDRAGDEGFTTVYSLTDEAQYLEQFGFERVATDDLPDKLAERLDVKREGSVPEAVPTRVEIEAFSMPSQLRERFKHAAEDGTGDDEPAVEESPEDFGIDSENATYKYDTG, encoded by the coding sequence ATGTACGTCCGGAACGCGAGAAACCGTGAGGAAGTCTGGCTTCTGGACCATATCGAAGCGATGAGTCTCGACGACGCCGCCTTCCGCTCCCGGGACTACGTCATCGCCGTCGACGAGGCCGGCAACAAGAAAGCGGGGTTCGGCCGGCTCCGTGTCCACCGAACCGACGATGAGGAGTTCTGCGAACTCACCGGGATCGGCGTTCTCGAAGGGTGGCGCGGCCAAGGCGTCGGCGCGCATGTCGTCGAGCGGCTCGTCGACCGTGCCGGCGACGAGGGATTCACTACTGTGTACTCGCTGACCGACGAAGCCCAGTACCTCGAACAGTTCGGCTTCGAGCGGGTCGCAACCGACGACCTCCCGGACAAGCTCGCCGAACGACTCGACGTCAAACGTGAGGGCAGCGTTCCCGAAGCCGTCCCGACGCGGGTCGAGATCGAGGCGTTCTCCATGCCGTCCCAGCTGCGCGAGCGGTTCAAACACGCAGCCGAAGACGGAACAGGGGACGACGAGCCCGCGGTCGAGGAGAGCCCCGAGGACTTCGGGATCGACAGCGAGAACGCGACCTACAAGTACGATACCGGGTGA